From Marivirga harenae, one genomic window encodes:
- a CDS encoding 3-oxoacyl-ACP synthase III family protein, whose amino-acid sequence MRKAVISGTGSHVPKRLLKNEYFNELLGEDVDTWLRENLTIEQRYWCDQDESTIDLCEQAALKALESAGVRADELDQIIVSTDTPEYISPATAAILQHRLGAKGAGTFDLNTACAGFVTALDTASKYIIADQQYRHILVIGAYAMSKYLNKSDKKTVTLFADGAGAVILSAEENTESGFINAHQFTEGQYHDWMGIYAGGAGSPVTHSVVDSGKHQLQFVKKFPKELNPTMWTEMSHRMAKEAGIEIKDVSKFFMTQININAIYEMLDNLGLEKDKAKYIMHKYGYTGSAAIPMALDESFRSGEIKKGDVIFMIGSGGGLSFAGAAFRL is encoded by the coding sequence ATGAGAAAAGCAGTAATAAGCGGGACAGGTTCACATGTTCCTAAAAGACTATTAAAAAACGAATACTTTAATGAACTTTTGGGTGAGGATGTTGATACCTGGCTGCGTGAGAATTTAACCATTGAGCAGAGATACTGGTGCGATCAGGACGAATCAACCATTGACCTATGTGAGCAGGCTGCTCTCAAAGCATTGGAAAGTGCCGGTGTACGAGCAGATGAATTAGACCAAATTATCGTCTCTACCGATACTCCTGAGTATATTTCACCGGCAACTGCTGCCATATTACAACATCGCTTAGGTGCAAAAGGAGCGGGAACATTCGACTTAAATACCGCCTGCGCAGGATTTGTAACTGCACTAGATACCGCCTCAAAATATATTATTGCGGATCAGCAGTACCGGCATATTTTAGTGATTGGTGCATATGCAATGAGCAAATATTTAAATAAGTCCGACAAAAAAACCGTGACGCTCTTCGCTGATGGTGCTGGCGCGGTAATCCTTAGTGCGGAAGAAAATACTGAGAGCGGTTTTATCAATGCACACCAATTCACTGAAGGTCAATATCATGATTGGATGGGGATTTATGCTGGAGGTGCTGGATCTCCTGTGACACACAGTGTAGTTGATAGCGGTAAACATCAACTGCAATTTGTCAAGAAATTCCCTAAAGAGTTGAATCCTACCATGTGGACGGAAATGAGTCATAGAATGGCGAAAGAAGCTGGAATTGAAATAAAAGATGTAAGCAAATTCTTCATGACTCAAATTAATATCAATGCCATCTATGAAATGTTGGATAATTTGGGTCTGGAAAAAGACAAAGCAAAATACATTATGCATAAATACGGATATACTGGTTCTGCGGCTATCCCAATGGCTCTGGACGAATCTTTCCGAAGCGGAGAAATAAAAAAAGGGGATGTCATTTTTATGATTGGTTCAGGCGGGGGGTTATCCTTTGCAGGAGCGGCTTTCAGATTATAA